In Raphanus sativus cultivar WK10039 chromosome 5, ASM80110v3, whole genome shotgun sequence, the following proteins share a genomic window:
- the LOC108857602 gene encoding imidazoleglycerol-phosphate dehydratase 1, chloroplastic — MFTQSSAELVRPNLRFMVPPSQKPSIVPPSLPRFLRMESQSQSQPRQSISCASSPINNNLSQATLSSSSLIESARIGEVKRVTKETNVSVKINLDGTGISDSSTGIPFLDHMLDQLASHGLFDVHVRATGDVHIDDHHTNEDIALAIGTALLKALGERKGINRFGDFTAPLDEALIHVSLDLSGRPYLGYNLEIPTRRVGNYDTQLVEHFFQSLVNTSGMTLHIRQLAGENSHHIIEATFKAFARALRQATENDPRRGGTIPSSKGVLSRS; from the exons ATGTTTACTCAATCTTCAGCTGAGCTTGTGCGACCTAACCTCAGGTTTATGGTTCCGCCCTCTCAGAAACCGTCGATTGTTCCCCCTTCACTTCCCCGATTTTTGCGGATGGAGTCTCAATCTCAATCTCAGCCTCGCCAATCTATCTCCTGCGCTTCTTCACCAATCAATAATAACCTTTCCCAGGcaactctttcttcttcctccttaaTCGAATCAG CTCGAATAGGAGAAGTGAAGAGAGTGACAAAGGAGACGAATGTATCAGTGAAGATAAACTTGGATGGCACTGGAATTTCAGATAGCTCCACTGGAATCCCTTTCCTTGACCATATGTTAGAT CAACTTGCTTCACATGGCTTGTTTGATGTGCACGTTAGAGCTACTGGCGATGTTCACATCGATGATCATCACACTAATGAAGATATAGCTCTTGCCATTGGAACT gCTTTGTTAAAGGCACTTGGTGAGCGTAAAGGGATTAATCGGTTTGGTGACTTCACTGCTCCTCTAGATGAAGCGCTCATACATGTTTCCCTG GACTTGTCTGGTAGACCATATCTTGGTTACAATTTGGAGATTCCAACTCGGAGAGTTGGAAACTATGACACTCAG TTGGTGGAGCACTTTTTCCAGTCTTTGGTGAATACTTCCGGTATGACACTTCACATCCGTCAG CTTGCTGGCGAAAACTCTCATCACATAATAGAGGCCACCTTTAAAGCCTTTGCCAGGGCTCTAAGACAAGCAACGGAGAATGATCCTCGCCGTGGTGGGACCATACCAAG TTCAAAAGGAGTCTTGTCAAGGTCCTGA
- the LOC108862349 gene encoding uncharacterized protein LOC108862349: MVGGNNAKSTPQKPPPTTSSAPTSAAAAPSSSHHRKSRWGSNNNDGGGSSKTKPKIPDKKLTNPPPNPSQSRPNPTPSSSSSRPALPAPAQFAFPDPSSAAALGAPPAPTYGFHMLERRTIVLVDGSVRSYFALPPNYRDFPPKPPRLPDPAANNRFIGSEFGRFPPEFRDQRQWDRPEGSMKRKHPGEEEIDRDELLRQRQQFMRFAANPNDQSSFMAAGTSREDARAAKHMRVVGSSRDENGGQVDQVAFKKAFLDLVKRIYEDPLEKKSYLENGRKGRLQCLVCGRSPKDVQDTHGLVMHTYYCDDASSRVHHLGLHKALCVLMGWNFSKPPDNSKAYQNLPAEMVAINQDELILWPPHIIVHNTSTGKGKDGRMEGLGSKRMDDRIRELKFNVWKSRALYGRDGHLGITLFKFAGDDSGLREALRVAEYFEKTNRGRKSWAGLQPFTPSNDDEKNPSLMEVDGKTGEKRRVLYGYLATVKDLDKVDMETKKKTTIESLRELAGSK; the protein is encoded by the exons ATGGTCGGAGGCAATAACGCCAAGTCAACGCCGCAAAAGCCTCCACCAACAACGTCCTCCGCTCCcacctccgccgccgccgccccTTCTTCTTCCCATCACCGTAAATCTCGTTGGGGTTCAAACAACAACGATGGTGGTGGAAGCAGTAAGACCAAGCCGAAAATCCCCGATAAGAAACTCACGAATCCTCCTCCGAACCCTAGCCAATCCCGTCCCAATCCAACACCTTCCTCTTCATCATCGCGTCCCGCTTTACCCGCGCCCGCTCAATTCGCTTTCCCAGATCCGTCGTCGGCGGCGGCGCTCGGCGCACCTCCCGCGCCGACTTACGGGTTCCATATGCTCGAGCGTCGCACCATCGTCCTCGTTGACGGGAGCGTCCGATCGTACTTCGCGCTTCCTCCTAATTACCGTGATTTCCCTCCCAAACCACCCCGTCTCCCCGATCCGGCTGCTAATAATAGATTCATCGGATCCGAGTTCGGTAGATTCCCTCCTGAGTTCAGAGATCAGAGGCAGTGGGATCGTCCCGAAGGCTCGATGAAACGGAAACATCCAGGGGAAGAGGAGATTGATAGAGATGAATTGCTGAGACAAAGACAGCAGTTTATGCGGTTTGCTGCGAATCCTAATGATCAGTCATCGTTTATGGCGGCTGGTACGAGTAGAGAAGATGCTAGAGCGGCTAAGCATATGCGGGTGGTAGGATCTAGCAGGGATGAGAATGGAGGTCAGGTCGATCAGGTTGCGTTCAAGAAAGCGTTTCTTGATTTGGTTAAGCGGATTTACGAGGACCCCTTGGAGAAGAAGAGCTACTTGGAGAACGGCAGGAAAGGGCGGCTTCAGTGTCTCGTCTGTGGCAG GTCTCCTAAAGACGTCCAGGATACACATGGTTTGGTAATGCACACATACTATTGCGATGATGCTAGCTCACGTGTGCATCACTTAGGCCTACACAAAGCTTTATGTGTATTGATGGGATGGAATTTCTCAAAGCCCCCTGATAATTCGAAGGCATACCAGAATCTACCTGCGGAAATGGTAGCAATCAATCAAGACGAGCTGATTCTATGGCCACCTCATATTATTGTTCACAATACTAGTACAGGGAAGGGTAAAGATGGGCGTATGGAAGGTCTTGGAAGCAAAAGAATGGATGACAGAATTAGAG AGCTAAAATTCAACGTTTGGAAATCAAGGGCACTGTATGGAAGAGACGGTCATTTGGGAATCACCCTCTTTAAGTTTGCGGGAGATGATTCAGGGCTCAGGGAAGCTTTGAGAGTGGCTGAATACTTTGAGAAGACGAACCGTGGGCGTAAAAGTTGGGCCGGGTTACAGCCATTTACTCCAAGCAATGATGATGAGAAAAACCCTAGTCTTATGGAAGTTGATGGTAAGACAGGTGAGAAAAGGAGGGTCCTTTATGGTTATCTGGCGACCGTAAAAGACTTGGACAAAGTCGATATggagacaaagaagaagacCACAATCGAGAGCCTAAGAGAACTCGCAGGATCAAAGTGA
- the LOC108862351 gene encoding prefoldin subunit 2, translating into MASGGGSSLREPPNEQAVLNMYESMRSELSQIYSNITDLEMQVSEHSLVINAIQPLDQSRKCFRMIGGVLVERTVREVLPAVQRNKEGLEEVVRKLYETLEKKKKDMSEFEAKYQIRLRKQDDSKEEGNNKKEGNAQGVLVGAAAAAATSSQ; encoded by the coding sequence ATGGCGAGCGGTGGCGGCAGCAGCTTGAGAGAGCCACCGAACGAGCAAGCGGTTCTGAACATGTACGAGTCCATGAGATCAGAGCTGAGCCAGATCTATTCCAACATCACCGACCTCGAGATGCAAGTCAGCGAACACTCTCTCGTCATCAACGCAATCCAGCCTCTCGACCAGTCTAGGAAATGCTTCCGCATGATTGGAGGCGTTCTCGTGGAGAGAACCGTCAGAGAGGTCCTCCCAGCTGTCCAGCGCAACAAGGAAGGGCTCGAGGAGGTTGTGAGGAAGCTTTACGAGAcgttggagaagaagaagaaagatatgAGTGAGTTTGAAGCTAAGTATCAGATCAGGCTAAGGAAGCAGGACGATTCCAAGGAAGAGGGTAATAACAAAAAGGAAGGTAATGCTCAAGGTGTTCTTGTCGgcgctgctgctgctgctgccacTTCCAGCCAGTAA
- the LOC108862350 gene encoding late embryogenesis abundant protein 31 translates to MSQQEQPRRPQEPVKYGDVFEVSGELADKTIAPEDANMMQAAETRVFGHTQKGGSAAVMQSAATANRRGGFVHQGDATDVAAEHGVTVAQTDVPGARVTTEFVGGQVVGQYVEPRPVATTAAIDAETLGLGLQSAITIGEALEAAVQTAGNKPVDQSDAAAIQAAEVRASGTNVIAPGGIAASAQSAANHNATVDRDEDKIKLVDVLAGATGKLQADKAVTRQDAEGIVSAELRNNPNLTTHPGGVAASVTAAARLNEKADI, encoded by the exons ATGAGTCAACAAGAGCAACCACGTAGGCCACAAGAGCCGGTGAAATACGGAGACGTTTTCGAGGTCTCCGGGGAGCTAGCCGATAAGACCATAGCGCCCGAGGATGCAAACATGATGCAAGCAGCCGAGACGCGCGTCTTCGGACACACTCAAAAAGGCGGTTCAGCCGCCGTCATGCAGTCTGCAGCCACTGCCAACAGACGTGGTGGCTTCGTCCATCAAGGCGACGCAACCGACGTCGCGGCTGAACATGGCGTCACCGTGGCGCAAACCGACGTCCCTGGTGCACGTGTCACCACAGAATTCGTCGGTGGACAG GTCGTTGGACAATACGTGGAACCCAGGCCTGTGGCGACTACGGCGGCTATAGACGCTGAAACGTTGGGACTAGGTTTGCAGAGTGCGATAACAATAGGAGAAGCATTGGAGGCAGCTGTACAAACCGCTGGAAACAAACCGGTGGATCAGAGCGATGCAGCAGCGATCCAAGCGGCTGAGGTCAGAGCTTCTGGCACCAACGTTATCGCTCCCGGTGGAATAGCTGCTTCAGCTCAATCAGCAGCGAATCACAACGCTACTGTGGACCGTGACGAAGACAAAATAAAGCTCGTCGATGTTTTGGCG GGTGCGACGGGGAAGTTACAGGCGGATAAAGCTGTGACGAGGCAGGATGCAGAGGGAATAGTGAGCGCTGAGCTGAGGAACAACCCTAATCTGACTACTCATCCAGGTGGTGTGGCCGCTTCTGTTACCGCCGCAGCTAGGCTTAACGAGAAGGCAGATATATGA
- the LOC108858179 gene encoding uncharacterized protein LOC108858179: protein MGTGGKTFDAHVIPATYHHKHVRPMAGDDSDLRRGIGELLSRWGGLQMAVKNKWGGNDSLEKSQELAHHLFHLLSQTNVITVDEIESFLHESLLLSFNTEMEDGSIEEVAEQLMILHEESCLHGSH, encoded by the exons ATGGGAACCGGAGGGAAAACGTTCGACGCTCACGTGATCCCGGCCACGTATCATCACAAGCACGTGCGTCCTATGGCCGGCGACGACTCTGATCTCCGGAGAGGCATCGGAGAGCTTCTTTCGCGGTGGGGAGGGCTTCAGATGGCCGTGAAGAATAAGTGGGGAGGCAACGATTCTCTTGAGAAATCTCAAGAGCTTGCTCACCATCTTTTTCATCTCTTGTCTCAAACAAATG TAATTACGGTGGATGAGATAGAGAGTTTTCTACATGAGAGCTTGCTTCTTTCTTTCAACACAGAGATGGAAGATGGCAGCATTGAAGAG GTAGCTGAACAATTGATGATACTTCATGAAGAGAGTTGTTTGCATGGGAGTCATTAA
- the LOC108863144 gene encoding uncharacterized protein LOC108863144 → MSAPFYSPIDMHQTLPGFDTEPVPLSTYREAEPDPFHATQQEKDDFWENGFNREEPEPSFQAKENGKRSVDKNSSSFTHGETDLNQLPAIPQFSTGQGPPYAPVDWPSPGDVWTWRVGRRVTATGFHQDRFLILPQRLQHKNVPKSFPSKPTLARYIQTSFPDMDADAFFASFSWKIPALFQPSNKVDAASLFEETPKEVQTEAAPDGENAKEGNSRYSQRKRNPMPTYDPVEELKPKPTPRGSANKKKKGATTPATGTQSSTKPKASRQSGRRSSNQQNGGAVDLNNLNEEGEPNTSGRRKKRRANFEEEEDVSIPHIYVSPMNGVLAVSHEPIDVDPVEFDSYLNSLENLLHESQEDAGRGSSSVLVSASSPMREYEWAEARMKISSLLEKDLPTLFGSKDAAEIAALATKLRKDPNLSAEEIVRLKLIEEIPTFSEVFQENKSVIEEADWFFSALELNKAKVASLKYEYSDLRHKLGSIQMEVDENAEAIRQIDDQIAQLQARRDELKRYIGSREKEKVDLSYGQKMVANSIPKVVQEVQAANSKKHEWECKKDNALKREAEILSKFTPLKGFFL, encoded by the exons ATGTCTGCTCCGTTTTATTCTCCGATTGATATGCATCAAACTCTTCCTGG GTTTGACACTGAACCTGTCCCGCTCTCAACTTACCGAGAAGCCGAACCCGATCCATTCCACGCCACTCAGCAAGAGAAGGACGACTTCTGGGAGAACGGTTTCAACAGAGAAGAGCCAGAGCCGTCCTTTCAGGCCAAGGAAAATGGAAAGAGAAGCGTAGACAAAAACAGCAGCTCCTTCACTCATGGGGAAACCGATCTCAACCAACTCCCAGCTATCCCACAGTTTTCAACTGGTCAAGGTCCGCCTTACGCCCCTGTTGATTGGCCAAGCCCCGGTGATGTTTGGACTTGGAGAGTCGGTAGGAGAGTGACTGCTACTGGGTTTCATCAAGACAGGTTCCTGATTCTACCTCAGAGGCTTCAACACAAGAACGTTCCAAAGTCTTTCCCAAGCAAACCCACTCTTGCTCGTTACATCCAGACGAGTTTCCCTGACATGGATGCTGATGCTTTCTTTGCGTCGTTTAGCTGGAAGATCCCTGCTCTCTTCCAGCCTTCAAACAAAG TTGATGCTGCGTCTCTTTTTGAGGAGACACCGAAGGAAGTTCAGACTGAAGCTGCTCCGGATGGTGAGAATGCTAAAGAAGGAAACTCTAGGTACAGCCAGAGGAAGAGGAATCCAATGCCGACGTATGACCCTGTGGAAGAACTTAAACCTAAACCAACTCCACGAGGTAGTgccaacaagaagaagaaaggagccACAACTCCTGCCACTGGAACTCAATCCTCCACCAAACCGAAAGCATCTCGGCAATCCGGGAGACGCTCTTCCAACCAGCAGAACGGTGGCGCTGTGGACTTAAACAACCTGAACGAGGAAGGTGAACCAAACACTAGTGGCAGGAGAAAGAAACGCAGAGCTAActttgaggaagaagaagatgtttcTATCCCTCACATCTATGTCTCTCCTATGAACGGTGTCCTCGCGGTCTCGCACGAGCCTATCGATGTTGACCCTGTAGAGTTTGACAGCTACCTGAACTCTCTTGAGAACCTTCTTCATGAGAGTCAAGAAGACGCTGGGAGAGGGTCTTCCTCTGTTCTCGTTAGTGCAAGCTCTCCAATGAGAGAGTACGAATGGGCTGAAGCTAGAATGAAGATCTCTTCTCTACTTGAGAAAGATTTGCCCACTTTGTTCGGCTCCAAGGATGCTGCAGAGATAGCAGCGTTAGCAACTAAACTGAGGAAAGATCCAAACCTATCCGCTGAAGAGATAGTGAGGCTGAAGCTTATCGAAGAGATTCCAACGTTCAGTGAAGTCTTCCAGGAGAACAAAAGTGTGATTGAAGAAGCAGACTGGTTCTTCTCTGCGCTAGAGCTCAACAAAGCTAAAGTAGCGTCGCTTAAATACGAGTACAGCGATCTGAGGCACAAGCTTGGGAGCATACAGATGGAAGTGGATGAAAACGCTGAGGCAATCCGCCAGATTGATGACCAGATTGCTCAGCTTCAAGCTAGAAGGGATGAGCTGAAGCGGTACATAGGGAGCAGGGAGAAAGAGAAGGTTGATCTTAGCTATGGGCAGAAGATGGTGGCGAACTCGATACCTAAAGTGGTGCAGGAAGTTCAGGCAGCTAACTCGAAGAAGCATGAATGGGAATGCAAGAAGGATAATGCACTTAAGCGTGAAGCAGAGATCCTCTCTAAGTTCACTCCTCTTAAAGGCTTCTTCCTCTGA
- the LOC108857402 gene encoding 17.6 kDa class II heat shock protein: MVLIPSIISYFLFLSLIHPLLSEKPDPEEAMRVHPIHNNNNTLIHHHRHNPTREPGKNLRRLPHIFNRVLELPLRSEADVTVEERPDCFRFVAETEGVCGGEMRAYVVDIHPGITKIVVRTNGLSLGLSLDELELDVWRFRLPETTRAELVTVVCVDGVLIVTVPKMDNDGGFGQGIGSGRLVLVQ; this comes from the coding sequence atggTTTTGATTCCTTCGATAATCTCATACTTTCTATTCCTGAGTTTGATTCATCCGCTTCTTTCCGAGAAACCCGACCCGGAGGAAGCCATGAGAGTCCATCCAatccacaacaacaacaacaccttGATCCACCACCATCGCCATAACCCGACCCGAGAACCCGGAAAGAATCTCCGTCGTCTACCGCACATCTTCAACCGCGTTCTCGAGCTTCCGTTGAGGTCCGAAGCGGATGTCACCGTGGAAGAGAGACCCGATTGTTTCAGATTCGTGGCGGAGACGGAGGGCGTCTGCGGCGGAGAGATGAGGGCGTACGTGGTGGATATCCATCCGGGTATAACCAAGATCGTTGTGAGGACGAATGGGTTGTCTTTGGGTTTGTCGTTGGACGAGTTGGAGCTTGATGTCTGGCGTTTTAGGCTTCCGGAGACGACGAGGGCTGAGCTTGTTACGGTCGTTTGTGTTGATGGGGTTTTGATTGTTACCGTTCCGAAGATGGACAATGATGGTGGTTTTGGACAAGGTATTGGAAGTGGGAGGCTTGTTCTTGTTCAGTAA
- the LOC130494835 gene encoding LOW QUALITY PROTEIN: NADH-ubiquinone oxidoreductase chain 2-like (The sequence of the model RefSeq protein was modified relative to this genomic sequence to represent the inferred CDS: inserted 2 bases in 1 codon), with protein sequence MNKPCPPHLRSAGVCRHCMAHPSGRVSSKEQGNKVSAEIGVVAVVAVSFLIISGIFIYALMTMDAFAIVSALRQTRVKYIADLGALAKTNPISAITFSITMFSYAGIPLLASFCSKFYXFFAALGCGAYFLAPVGVVTSVIGRWAAEKLPRISQFGGPKAVLRAPDA encoded by the exons ATGAATAAGCCATGCCCACCCCACCTCAGATCAGCAGGAGTCTGCAGACACTGCATGGCTCATCCATCAG GAAGAGTTTCATCAAAAGAACAAGGCAATAAAGTATCTGCAGAAATAGGAGTAGTAGCAGTAGTCGCAG TTAGTTTCTTGATTATCTCTGGTATCTTTATTTATGCATTAATGACGATGGATGCATTCGCCATAGTTTCAGCATTACGGCAAACCCGTGTCAAATATATAGCGGATTTGGGCGCTCTAGCCAAAACGAATCCTATTTCGGCTATTACCTTCTCCATTACTATGTTCTCATACGCAGGAATACCCCTGTTAGCCAGCTTTTGTAgcaaattcta ttttttcgcCGCTTTGGGTTGTGGGGCTTACTTCCTAGCCCCAGTGGGAGTAGTGACTAGCGTTATAGGTCGTTGGGCGGCCGAAAAGTTGCCACGAATAAGTCAGTTTGGAGGACCGAAGGCAGTTCTTCGTGCACCGGACGCGTAG